A single window of Rickettsiella endosymbiont of Dermanyssus gallinae DNA harbors:
- the ruvA gene encoding Holliday junction branch migration protein RuvA, which yields MINRLRGKLIEKQPPFLLLEMANAFTYEVQASMHTFYQLPELGQEVMLYTQFIVREDGHYLYGFSDPQERALFSQLLKVNGVGPKVALGILSKIESWELIACVEQQDIATLQRVPGIGQKTAERLVIEMRDRLSVLVNRESHKPIATVGGKTDISRQYQQDAISALIALGYKPQEANRAVLKIKVDNLSVEMLIRTALKNMDTR from the coding sequence ATGATTAATCGATTACGCGGCAAGCTGATTGAAAAACAACCACCTTTTTTGCTATTAGAAATGGCGAATGCATTTACCTATGAAGTACAAGCATCGATGCATACTTTTTATCAGCTGCCTGAATTAGGCCAAGAAGTGATGCTTTATACGCAATTTATTGTTCGTGAAGACGGACATTATTTATATGGCTTTAGTGATCCACAAGAGCGTGCTTTATTTTCCCAGCTTTTAAAAGTAAATGGTGTGGGCCCTAAAGTAGCTTTAGGTATTTTATCTAAAATTGAATCATGGGAATTAATTGCGTGCGTGGAGCAGCAAGATATTGCGACATTACAGCGTGTTCCCGGTATTGGGCAAAAGACTGCCGAACGTTTAGTGATTGAAATGCGCGATCGATTAAGTGTACTGGTTAATAGGGAGTCGCATAAACCGATCGCCACCGTGGGTGGTAAAACAGATATTTCTCGCCAGTATCAACAAGATGCTATTTCTGCGCTGATTGCCTTAGGTTATAAGCCTCAAGAAGCCAATCGTGCGGTATTAAAAATTAAAGTGGATAATTTATCGGTTGAAATGTTGATTCGTACCGCTTTAAAAAATATGGATACGCGCTAA
- the ruvC gene encoding crossover junction endodeoxyribonuclease RuvC, translating into MTIILGIDPGSCITGYGVIQSAESKLTYLDSGCIKLGKNPFSERLKKIFDGLQIVLNQYKPTEVAIEQVFFHINPNAALKLGQARGAAIVAAAVSELSVSEYSARQVKQSVVGYGAANKQQVQHMVRLLLNLSDSPQADAADALAIAVCHAQSKPLQTALAQTMGIQKRFRRGRLR; encoded by the coding sequence ATGACTATTATTTTGGGTATCGATCCTGGTTCTTGTATTACCGGATATGGGGTTATACAAAGTGCTGAATCGAAACTCACTTATTTAGATAGTGGTTGTATCAAATTAGGTAAGAATCCTTTTTCAGAACGTTTAAAAAAAATATTTGATGGTTTGCAAATTGTATTAAATCAATATAAACCGACTGAGGTTGCCATTGAACAAGTTTTTTTTCACATCAATCCCAATGCGGCACTTAAGTTAGGTCAAGCCAGGGGTGCTGCCATTGTGGCGGCCGCGGTATCTGAACTTTCTGTCAGTGAATATTCGGCGCGACAAGTTAAACAGTCAGTCGTAGGCTATGGTGCGGCAAATAAACAACAAGTACAGCATATGGTGCGCTTGTTGCTTAATTTAAGCGATTCTCCTCAAGCCGATGCGGCAGATGCACTTGCGATTGCCGTCTGTCATGCGCAATCAAAACCGCTACAAACAGCACTCGCCCAAACAATGGGAATACAGAAACGATTTCGACGAGGAAGATTACGATGA
- a CDS encoding ankyrin repeat domain-containing protein, whose translation MKEEIEKFKAFIIEGNLATVEDFLRKHQHRDVANWILNKHGESALHYLANEELCGYTPNREDLIRLLLRYGANINLKDKSGASPISEACFNFITPLIQIFIENGADVKEINDRGYTLLQSPVLHGETEIVDMLLEAGAGAVINTIGEDGDAIIHNALAQDTKDNEILKSLISAGANINMPDKKGQTLLHVNVLYYRSEVVNEILLDHGADYLVEDKNGMTALHYAAKENFYPLIDAFIKAKLSGYSAASIEEKKLILDDCLEKFKIILLENPLFFKPGVLYQSVAPSLYQVFTYLSNGWDYIQQELQGVSRFITAKLSEYREASTEKKSSILGDCAEKFKIVLLKNPMLLKPTILRQPVAPLHQELAYLSNRWDCIRQEIQAMEDKKMGVSDYSLYATLKLIDMLSNETVLASINGDTLKSFPNFSSRIEAVTNCVKKTEALPLGMTSRLFKLPTAESLSGVPLSNTSEEGENKAFKPA comes from the coding sequence ATGAAAGAAGAGATTGAAAAATTTAAAGCATTTATTATTGAAGGAAATCTTGCGACGGTTGAAGATTTTTTAAGGAAACATCAACACCGTGACGTTGCAAATTGGATACTAAACAAGCATGGCGAATCCGCATTGCATTATCTTGCGAATGAAGAGCTTTGTGGGTACACACCCAATCGGGAAGATTTAATCCGTTTATTATTACGCTATGGCGCAAATATTAATTTAAAAGACAAGTCTGGTGCTTCGCCAATTAGCGAAGCATGCTTTAATTTTATTACACCATTAATTCAGATTTTTATAGAAAATGGGGCTGATGTTAAAGAGATTAATGATAGAGGGTACACATTGCTTCAATCACCGGTATTACATGGTGAAACTGAAATCGTCGATATGCTGTTAGAGGCAGGCGCTGGTGCGGTTATTAATACTATCGGTGAAGATGGCGATGCAATCATCCATAATGCATTAGCACAGGACACAAAAGATAATGAGATATTAAAGAGCCTTATTAGTGCGGGCGCTAATATTAATATGCCCGATAAAAAAGGGCAGACGCTTCTCCATGTAAATGTTTTGTACTATAGAAGCGAAGTAGTTAATGAAATACTCTTAGATCATGGTGCTGATTATTTAGTAGAGGATAAAAATGGGATGACAGCGCTACACTATGCGGCAAAAGAAAACTTTTATCCTTTAATTGATGCGTTTATAAAAGCTAAGTTATCAGGATATAGTGCGGCTTCTATAGAAGAAAAAAAATTAATATTAGATGACTGCCTTGAAAAATTTAAGATTATTTTATTAGAAAATCCACTATTTTTCAAACCTGGGGTTTTATATCAGTCCGTTGCTCCTTCTTTATATCAAGTGTTCACTTATCTATCAAACGGGTGGGATTATATTCAGCAAGAATTGCAAGGGGTTAGTAGATTTATAACCGCTAAGTTATCCGAATATAGAGAGGCTTCTACAGAGAAAAAGAGTTCAATATTAGGTGATTGCGCTGAAAAATTTAAGATTGTTTTATTAAAAAATCCAATGCTTTTAAAACCTACGATTCTTCGTCAGCCCGTTGCTCCTTTGCATCAGGAGCTCGCTTATCTATCAAACCGATGGGATTGTATTAGGCAAGAAATACAAGCGATGGAAGATAAAAAGATGGGTGTTAGTGATTATTCTCTTTATGCTACTTTAAAGCTAATCGATATGCTGAGTAATGAAACAGTGCTAGCATCTATCAATGGTGATACGTTAAAAAGTTTTCCTAATTTTTCAAGCAGAATAGAAGCTGTAACAAACTGTGTGAAAAAAACTGAAGCCCTGCCATTAGGTATGACAAGTAGACTGTTTAAATTACCTACCGCGGAAAGCCTAAGCGGTGTACCTTTATCGAATACCTCTGAAGAAGGAGAAAATAAAGCATTCAAACCCGCTTAA
- a CDS encoding YebC/PmpR family DNA-binding transcriptional regulator: MAGHSKWANIQHRKNAQDAKRGKLFTKLIREITVAARMGGGDLSKNPRLRLAVDKALSANMSKDTIERATKKGAGGLEGAQMEEIRYEGYGPKGVAVLVDVLTDNRNRTVAEVRHAFTKCGGNLGTSGSVAYLFNKKGVITFEPDAEEEKILEIALEAGADDVVTYPDKSIDVFSSETLLPQLKSLFEEKKLMPANSEVTWLAATHVALTGDDAEKMERLTAMLEDLDDVQMVYSNQE; encoded by the coding sequence ATGGCTGGACACAGTAAATGGGCAAATATTCAGCATCGAAAAAATGCACAAGATGCTAAACGCGGTAAATTATTTACCAAATTGATTCGTGAAATTACGGTCGCGGCGCGAATGGGCGGCGGGGATCTGAGTAAAAATCCGCGTTTACGTTTAGCGGTTGATAAAGCCTTATCGGCGAATATGAGTAAAGATACGATTGAGCGTGCTACTAAAAAAGGAGCGGGTGGCTTAGAAGGCGCGCAGATGGAAGAAATACGTTATGAAGGATATGGGCCAAAAGGTGTGGCCGTTCTCGTTGATGTATTAACGGATAATCGGAATCGAACGGTTGCTGAAGTACGACATGCATTTACAAAATGCGGTGGTAATTTAGGTACTAGCGGTTCTGTTGCTTATTTATTTAATAAAAAAGGCGTTATTACGTTTGAGCCAGATGCTGAAGAAGAAAAGATCTTAGAGATAGCATTAGAGGCGGGCGCAGACGACGTGGTGACTTATCCCGATAAAAGTATTGATGTGTTTAGCTCAGAGACATTGTTGCCACAATTAAAATCATTATTTGAAGAAAAAAAATTAATGCCTGCCAATAGTGAAGTTACTTGGTTGGCAGCGACGCATGTTGCATTGACAGGTGATGATGCAGAGAAGATGGAACGTTTAACCGCGATGTTAGAAGATTTAGACGACGTGCAGATGGTGTATTCTAATCAGGAATAG